One genomic window of Vibrio parahaemolyticus includes the following:
- a CDS encoding response regulator transcription factor: MKRVLLVEDNREIAGMLFDYFECAGMQLDYADNGELGLKLAMDNAFDIILLDLMLPRMDGLTLCNKLRDAGNNTPVLMLTALDSRDDMLKGFQHGADDYLTKPFDLDILEARMTALIKRYRGTVASTKLQYGEVSIDQKTHQAYRQDKLLALNPTTYTILEMLVKNAPEVVTREEIAFRLWQENEPNNDVLRSHIYQLRGQLDKPFEEHLLKTIPKVGFRLEPGA, encoded by the coding sequence ATGAAACGTGTACTTTTGGTAGAAGATAATCGTGAAATAGCGGGAATGTTGTTCGATTATTTTGAATGTGCTGGCATGCAGCTGGATTACGCCGACAACGGTGAGCTAGGCTTAAAACTGGCGATGGATAATGCGTTTGACATCATTTTGCTCGACCTCATGCTGCCGCGCATGGATGGCCTAACACTGTGCAACAAGCTGCGCGATGCCGGTAATAACACTCCGGTGTTGATGTTGACTGCACTTGATAGCCGAGACGACATGCTTAAAGGCTTCCAACACGGCGCCGACGACTACCTCACCAAACCGTTTGATCTCGATATTCTTGAAGCACGCATGACTGCATTGATTAAACGCTACCGCGGTACGGTTGCATCAACCAAACTCCAGTATGGCGAAGTGTCTATCGATCAAAAAACGCATCAAGCCTACCGTCAAGATAAGCTGTTGGCGTTGAATCCAACCACGTACACGATTCTAGAAATGCTGGTCAAAAATGCCCCCGAAGTTGTGACGCGTGAAGAAATCGCATTCCGCTTATGGCAAGAAAATGAGCCAAACAATGACGTTTTGCGCAGCCACATTTATCAACTGCGCGGTCAACTCGATAAACCCTTTGAAGAACATTTATTGAAAACCATCCCTAAAGTCGGCTTCCGCTTGGAGCCGGGGGCATGA
- a CDS encoding sensor histidine kinase, with the protein MIRRLFNNTQSLTGRLELFFLLVSIVIGLLCFALVSGALLWSEDRVGERRIMIDKKEAIEHFRRHPGDGMIKLDLLTTAYNDINLIPPVYQPFLQDKQYFLGEVGQEPNTRMIYMSTFNQNGEEHPIILISLIDEIEITSTEFVYVIVMVLAVVTALILIFGSLLLRLSQRLIEPVSALKVQLDQHQGDTSQKFIVPEGSAKEFQTLASQLNEYRSQINQVIKREQAFARYASHELRTPLTVMKGSSSLLARSPSTPFQERQIGRIQDATQQMSTMVDALLGLVRYERNTDDSPVRTISEQELHNIVALSQAQADEKSLEFNVQILGHPQTKATTAVLNITLSNLIRNGIAATSTGTIHITMTDTTLSVRDEGEGFSSVPDAEGHGLGLMIVDDLCRRYGWQFTIDTHSEGGCEAVIDLSSEHHEACSEQLPQH; encoded by the coding sequence ATGATTCGCCGCTTATTTAACAACACACAAAGCTTAACTGGACGCCTCGAACTCTTCTTCCTGTTGGTGTCGATTGTGATTGGTCTGCTGTGCTTCGCACTTGTTAGTGGCGCGTTGTTGTGGTCGGAAGATCGCGTCGGTGAACGACGTATTATGATCGACAAGAAAGAAGCGATTGAGCATTTTAGGCGTCATCCTGGCGACGGAATGATCAAGCTCGATCTGCTAACAACGGCGTACAACGATATCAATCTGATCCCACCTGTCTACCAGCCTTTTTTGCAAGACAAGCAGTACTTTCTCGGTGAAGTCGGTCAAGAGCCGAACACCAGAATGATTTACATGAGCACTTTTAACCAAAATGGCGAAGAGCACCCTATCATTCTGATTTCACTCATTGATGAAATCGAAATCACCTCAACCGAGTTTGTTTATGTCATCGTAATGGTACTGGCGGTGGTAACGGCGCTTATCCTAATTTTTGGCAGCCTTTTACTGCGCCTATCGCAACGTTTGATTGAGCCAGTCAGCGCACTCAAGGTGCAACTAGACCAACACCAAGGCGATACATCCCAAAAATTCATCGTGCCTGAAGGTTCGGCTAAAGAGTTCCAAACGTTAGCCTCTCAGCTCAATGAATATCGCAGCCAAATCAATCAGGTGATCAAACGTGAGCAAGCTTTTGCGCGATATGCCAGTCATGAACTGAGAACGCCACTAACGGTAATGAAAGGCTCGAGCAGCCTGCTAGCCAGAAGCCCAAGCACGCCGTTTCAAGAGCGTCAGATTGGCCGTATTCAAGATGCTACTCAGCAGATGTCGACCATGGTTGATGCTTTGTTGGGTTTGGTGCGATATGAACGCAACACAGACGACAGCCCCGTTCGAACCATCTCAGAGCAAGAGCTTCACAACATCGTTGCTCTTAGCCAAGCGCAAGCCGATGAAAAGTCGTTGGAATTTAATGTACAGATATTGGGCCATCCGCAAACCAAAGCGACCACTGCAGTGCTTAACATTACGTTGAGTAACTTAATTCGCAACGGCATTGCAGCCACGTCAACAGGAACGATTCATATCACCATGACCGATACCACACTGTCGGTGAGAGATGAAGGTGAAGGCTTCTCTTCCGTGCCAGATGCCGAAGGCCATGGTTTGGGGCTCATGATTGTGGATGACTTATGCCGACGCTATGGCTGGCAATTCACTATTGATACACATTCTGAGGGTGGATGTGAGGCAGTGATTGACCTTTCGTCAGAGCATCATGAGGCTTGCTCAGAGCAACTTCCTCAGCACTAG
- a CDS encoding leucine-rich repeat-containing protein kinase family protein produces MQTLEQLKTGQLVEIKQLKLAEGLTEFPMEILELADSLEVLDLSGNALSDLPQELEQLTKLKIIFASNNQFTHLPEVLGKLPNLEMVGFKTNKIKVVSEASLPSQLRWLILTDNEIETLPNSLGERPRLRKLALAGNRIKRLPSSMENLVNLELVRLSANQLEHFPDVLMKLPKLAWFAFAGNPFCKHPSSLDSVPKVTTNSYSLNHVLGQGASGVISHANWTDAQYNFPSEVAVKVFKGEVTSDGYPHDELEACLQAGHHNNLVKSIAQVNDGKELALVMELIPNNYYNLGLPPTLETCTRDTFPQGFTLTVEQVNSIVEQMVDVFNHLHDNKVCHGDLYAHNTLVNEQGKMIFGDFGAASIYGYLSDEQQAAIRAIESRALKYFIEDVFSVCEASESASQAFERLVALAA; encoded by the coding sequence TTGCAGACTCTAGAACAATTAAAAACAGGACAATTAGTAGAAATTAAACAACTGAAGTTGGCGGAAGGGCTAACTGAGTTCCCTATGGAAATTTTAGAGCTTGCAGACTCGCTTGAAGTGTTAGATTTATCCGGCAACGCACTGTCAGATTTGCCACAAGAGCTGGAACAGCTGACCAAACTAAAAATCATTTTTGCTTCCAATAATCAGTTCACCCATTTACCAGAGGTATTGGGCAAGCTGCCAAACCTTGAGATGGTTGGATTTAAAACCAACAAGATTAAAGTGGTGAGTGAAGCCTCACTACCAAGTCAGTTGCGTTGGCTGATCCTGACTGACAACGAGATTGAAACGCTGCCAAACAGTCTGGGTGAAAGGCCGCGCTTAAGAAAGCTTGCACTGGCAGGGAATCGCATCAAACGACTGCCAAGTAGCATGGAAAACTTAGTTAATTTGGAATTGGTTCGTCTCTCTGCGAACCAGCTAGAGCACTTTCCGGATGTGCTGATGAAGCTACCTAAATTGGCATGGTTTGCTTTTGCAGGTAATCCATTCTGCAAACACCCATCTTCGCTAGACAGTGTGCCGAAAGTGACCACAAACAGTTACTCGCTTAACCATGTTCTCGGCCAAGGGGCAAGTGGCGTGATTTCTCACGCTAACTGGACTGACGCTCAATACAACTTCCCGAGTGAAGTTGCGGTAAAAGTGTTCAAGGGCGAGGTCACCAGTGATGGTTACCCTCATGATGAACTTGAAGCGTGTTTGCAAGCTGGGCATCACAACAACTTAGTGAAATCCATCGCGCAAGTGAATGACGGTAAAGAGCTTGCGTTGGTGATGGAGCTGATTCCAAACAATTACTACAACTTAGGTTTGCCACCAACGTTGGAAACCTGCACCCGAGATACGTTCCCACAAGGGTTTACGCTGACAGTCGAGCAAGTGAACTCTATTGTTGAGCAGATGGTGGACGTATTTAATCACCTACACGACAACAAGGTGTGTCATGGTGATTTGTATGCGCACAATACGTTGGTGAACGAACAAGGGAAGATGATCTTCGGTGACTTTGGCGCGGCGAGCATTTACGGCTATTTATCGGACGAGCAGCAAGCTGCAATCAGAGCCATTGAATCCAGAGCGTTGAAGTACTTTATCGAAGATGTGTTTTCTGTGTGTGAAGCGTCGGAATCGGCATCGCAAGCATTCGAACGACTAGTTGCGCTTGCGGCATAA
- a CDS encoding 1-aminocyclopropane-1-carboxylate deaminase/D-cysteine desulfhydrase — translation MKLLESPITQHSFNGRKFFLKRDDMLHSHFSGNKARKFMTLMEEQNPDITTLISFGSAQSNAMYSLAALAQIKGWAFEFYVHHIPSWLKNSPIGNYRGALDLGMKITAMQDIGSELHPSEYIHQVRRVDESTLLIPEGGRSHLAEAGIKQLAREILDWTRLRGKEQFTVALPSGTGTTALYLHKHLSPHGIEVLTCPCVGDADYLTEQFNQLGENSHPTILTVRNKHHFGRLYEEDYITWKALFEQTDLEFDLLYDPYMWQCLTPWLEENTDKTVIYIHQGGLLGNESMLPRYQREFE, via the coding sequence ATGAAACTCTTAGAAAGTCCTATCACCCAACATAGCTTTAATGGGCGCAAATTTTTCCTTAAACGTGACGACATGCTCCACTCCCACTTTTCCGGGAACAAAGCACGTAAGTTTATGACGTTAATGGAAGAGCAAAATCCCGACATCACCACGTTAATAAGCTTTGGCTCCGCTCAATCTAATGCCATGTACTCGCTAGCGGCTCTTGCCCAGATTAAAGGTTGGGCATTTGAGTTTTATGTTCATCACATTCCATCTTGGCTAAAAAACTCCCCCATCGGAAACTATCGCGGCGCTCTCGATTTGGGTATGAAAATCACCGCCATGCAAGACATCGGTAGCGAACTCCACCCTAGTGAATACATCCACCAGGTACGAAGAGTAGATGAGTCGACATTGCTTATTCCAGAGGGTGGACGTTCCCACCTCGCTGAAGCTGGCATCAAACAGTTAGCACGAGAAATTCTTGATTGGACGCGATTGAGAGGTAAAGAGCAGTTTACGGTCGCCCTGCCATCAGGCACTGGCACGACCGCTTTATATCTTCATAAACATTTAAGCCCACACGGCATAGAAGTGCTAACTTGCCCTTGCGTAGGCGATGCAGATTACTTAACTGAACAGTTCAACCAGCTCGGTGAAAACAGCCACCCAACCATTTTAACCGTGCGCAACAAACACCATTTTGGTCGCTTGTACGAAGAAGATTACATCACATGGAAAGCACTCTTTGAGCAAACCGACCTCGAATTTGACCTGTTATACGACCCGTATATGTGGCAATGCCTCACCCCTTGGTTGGAAGAGAACACAGATAAAACGGTGATTTATATTCACCAAGGCGGGTTACTTGGCAACGAGTCGATGTTGCCAAGATATCAACGAGAATTTGAATAG
- a CDS encoding isochorismatase family protein, whose protein sequence is MLSKGNTGLIVVDVQGKLATLMHESDALIENITKLVKGAKALDLPILWLEQNPERLGSTAEPIREVLESTHLPVTKYTFDGCKEATFKVAVENAKVDTWLVCGIESHICVYQTAVSLRQSGYRVELVTDCVSSRTAANKALALAKLTANGVVLTGLEMCLYEMVEDCRAPEFKEILALIK, encoded by the coding sequence ATGTTGTCGAAAGGAAACACGGGCCTGATTGTGGTGGATGTTCAGGGCAAACTCGCTACATTAATGCATGAAAGCGACGCACTGATTGAAAATATCACGAAACTGGTAAAGGGCGCCAAAGCACTAGATTTGCCTATTCTGTGGCTAGAACAGAATCCAGAAAGGTTGGGCTCAACCGCGGAGCCGATTCGTGAAGTGCTTGAAAGCACGCATTTACCTGTTACCAAGTACACGTTTGATGGTTGCAAAGAGGCGACGTTTAAGGTCGCGGTGGAGAACGCAAAAGTGGATACCTGGTTGGTTTGCGGTATTGAATCCCACATTTGCGTCTATCAAACCGCGGTTTCTCTGCGCCAGTCCGGTTATCGCGTTGAATTAGTCACGGATTGTGTATCTTCCCGAACCGCTGCCAATAAAGCGCTCGCTCTTGCGAAGCTAACCGCTAACGGTGTGGTGCTCACTGGGCTAGAAATGTGTTTGTATGAAATGGTCGAAGATTGCCGAGCACCTGAATTCAAAGAAATTCTGGCGCTCATCAAATAG
- a CDS encoding LysR family transcriptional regulator, with protein MNVSFDDIYLFTQTVVHGGISAAAEANQLQRSKVSRRLQELEKSLGVQLLIRTTRSIELTEHGKRLFELVGQPIDHIQQGLNAMHEYQQELTGKVRLAIPSALMSSAAFNAIITEYTTRYPDISVEIENHQESVDLKRQSFDLQLLPSVVKVTDDSYVQFSLLPYRSHFVASKAYLESHPQVKTVEDLKQHRLLTNRYNADLLDSDLHVALRSDDLNLLRSMAIAGNGIAFIPQIHSKPALRDGLLVEVLPQFAHPKQHLTLIYPSALFLPNKVKALIELIREKFK; from the coding sequence ATGAACGTTAGTTTTGATGATATTTACCTATTCACTCAGACGGTGGTTCACGGCGGTATAAGTGCAGCGGCAGAGGCGAATCAACTACAACGATCAAAAGTGAGTCGTCGCCTGCAAGAATTAGAGAAATCGCTCGGGGTACAGCTTTTGATTCGCACAACACGCAGCATTGAGTTGACGGAGCACGGGAAACGCTTGTTTGAGTTGGTGGGGCAGCCTATTGACCATATTCAGCAAGGTTTAAATGCCATGCACGAATATCAACAAGAGCTGACGGGCAAGGTGCGTTTAGCCATTCCTTCCGCATTGATGAGCTCTGCCGCGTTTAACGCGATCATCACCGAGTACACAACGCGGTATCCGGATATTTCGGTCGAGATTGAAAACCATCAAGAGAGTGTCGATCTCAAGCGTCAATCGTTTGATTTGCAGCTTCTTCCGAGCGTGGTCAAAGTCACCGATGACAGCTATGTGCAGTTCAGTCTTTTGCCTTATCGTAGTCACTTTGTTGCGTCAAAAGCCTATCTAGAATCGCATCCGCAAGTAAAAACGGTGGAAGATCTTAAGCAGCATCGCCTTTTAACTAATCGTTACAATGCTGATTTGCTCGATTCAGATCTGCATGTGGCGTTGCGCTCGGACGACCTCAACTTGCTGCGCTCGATGGCGATAGCAGGAAACGGCATCGCGTTTATTCCACAAATTCATTCCAAGCCTGCATTGCGAGATGGTTTGTTGGTCGAGGTGCTGCCTCAATTTGCGCATCCGAAGCAGCATCTTACTCTGATTTATCCCTCGGCCTTATTTCTGCCCAATAAAGTCAAAGCCTTGATTGAGCTAATTCGAGAGAAATTTAAATAG
- a CDS encoding HlyD family secretion protein — MTADQKFKHWMRTLIVLFIVLFLYIIIADRHAPLTTEGRVQGYVVQVAPEVSGKVTDVLIENNQSVQKGDVLFTIDDRKYKIALEQAELSLQSAYEKEATLYSQREAALANIARAQATFDNAHREYNRLLTLSKQKVISQSTLDNAFAQNQVSRAALKAERQNLKVIEAQLGDQKGQSTAVRIAKNGIEKAQLDLANTAVLAPSDGVVTNLQLEVGTMANTNMPLLTFVPTGSLWVAADFREKSVANVDKTFHALVTFDANPGSVYDFDLASRDYGVAAAQQTPNGALTKVEVNNRWVRDAQRTRVNLTSSEELPPALFVGSRATIVLYPDNNIFWQLMAQAQIHLASWFHFIY; from the coding sequence ATGACGGCTGACCAAAAATTCAAACACTGGATGCGAACTTTGATTGTCCTGTTCATCGTACTATTTTTGTACATTATCATTGCTGACCGCCACGCCCCCTTAACGACCGAAGGACGAGTGCAAGGATACGTTGTCCAAGTCGCGCCCGAGGTATCTGGTAAAGTGACCGACGTTCTCATCGAGAATAACCAGTCCGTTCAAAAAGGCGATGTGTTGTTTACGATTGATGATCGTAAATACAAGATAGCACTTGAACAGGCGGAGCTGTCTCTGCAATCCGCTTATGAAAAAGAAGCAACGCTGTATTCTCAACGCGAAGCCGCTCTTGCCAACATTGCCCGCGCACAAGCGACATTTGATAATGCACACCGCGAATACAACCGCTTACTGACGTTATCGAAGCAGAAAGTCATCTCTCAATCGACACTCGATAATGCCTTTGCCCAAAATCAGGTATCACGTGCAGCGCTTAAAGCGGAAAGACAAAACTTAAAAGTCATTGAGGCGCAATTAGGCGATCAAAAAGGTCAAAGCACCGCCGTTCGAATTGCCAAAAACGGGATCGAAAAGGCGCAACTTGATTTGGCAAATACCGCAGTACTCGCTCCCAGTGATGGTGTCGTGACCAACCTGCAACTAGAAGTTGGCACGATGGCAAACACCAACATGCCATTGCTGACATTTGTACCAACAGGATCACTCTGGGTAGCCGCTGATTTTCGTGAAAAGTCCGTCGCGAACGTAGACAAGACTTTCCACGCCTTGGTCACATTTGATGCCAACCCAGGTTCGGTGTACGACTTTGATTTAGCTAGCCGCGATTACGGTGTAGCAGCCGCACAACAAACGCCTAATGGCGCACTAACCAAAGTGGAAGTGAACAACCGCTGGGTACGTGATGCGCAGCGTACACGAGTGAACCTAACCAGCAGCGAAGAGTTACCACCAGCACTGTTTGTCGGCTCTCGCGCTACCATTGTTTTGTACCCAGACAACAACATTTTCTGGCAGTTGATGGCGCAAGCACAGATTCACCTCGCAAGCTGGTTCCACTTCATTTACTAG
- a CDS encoding DUF2955 domain-containing protein, producing the protein MKTLRIWFGCSLGLALSMIFGWSYGFFAIMMPLFILGRMDNFNLSALLIVFFSAVWTTIQATFLLEYLQFHPTLMTIAVGIMMLFKCIAMMNQKTYLFGYMGLLVGSIVLNFASYNFMDIEEFNVNMWVMAFSNIFVCAFAYWLFPEPKSPAEHIDMSTPVKSDIDYISQVAMGWVVAMAAFIVFQVADLYDSLSAQASILIILTPMTLAGSLAMAKIRIIGTALGCIAGMAVQLILGSWYGHGLLFWLAFTIAMGPFCLWLTKGQIKAAIAFSAMSALSVPLTTSLVPEQKDAFFSILYRFSSIFVAVLLTAMVMWVVHHWIRVMLLKHPEVRQLEMN; encoded by the coding sequence ATGAAAACCTTACGAATTTGGTTCGGCTGCTCTTTAGGGCTCGCGCTAAGCATGATCTTCGGTTGGTCTTACGGATTTTTTGCCATCATGATGCCGCTGTTTATATTGGGCAGAATGGACAACTTTAATCTTTCGGCTCTATTGATCGTGTTTTTCTCTGCGGTGTGGACAACCATACAAGCCACATTTTTGCTGGAATACTTGCAGTTTCATCCAACATTAATGACCATTGCCGTCGGGATCATGATGCTGTTCAAGTGCATTGCAATGATGAACCAGAAAACCTATTTGTTTGGTTACATGGGGCTGTTGGTGGGTTCAATTGTGTTGAATTTTGCCAGCTATAACTTCATGGATATTGAAGAGTTCAACGTCAACATGTGGGTGATGGCGTTCAGCAATATTTTTGTTTGCGCATTCGCGTATTGGTTGTTCCCGGAGCCAAAATCCCCCGCCGAGCACATTGATATGTCGACCCCAGTGAAAAGCGATATTGACTACATCAGCCAAGTTGCTATGGGTTGGGTAGTGGCGATGGCGGCATTTATCGTATTCCAAGTAGCGGACTTATATGACTCGCTGTCCGCACAAGCTTCCATTTTGATCATCCTAACCCCAATGACTTTAGCGGGCTCGCTCGCCATGGCAAAAATTCGCATCATCGGCACCGCACTAGGCTGCATCGCAGGGATGGCTGTTCAGCTGATATTGGGCAGTTGGTATGGGCATGGGCTACTCTTTTGGCTCGCCTTTACCATTGCGATGGGGCCATTCTGCTTGTGGCTCACCAAAGGGCAAATTAAAGCGGCTATCGCGTTTTCTGCCATGTCTGCCCTATCGGTTCCGCTGACGACCTCATTGGTGCCAGAACAAAAAGACGCGTTCTTTTCGATCTTGTACCGTTTCAGCTCGATTTTCGTCGCGGTTTTGCTCACCGCGATGGTGATGTGGGTAGTGCATCACTGGATTCGTGTAATGTTGCTAAAGCATCCTGAAGTTCGACAGCTAGAAATGAACTAG
- a CDS encoding methionine synthase, with product MKTLLPTSTAGSLPKPSWLAEPEKLWSPWKLQGEELIDGKRDALRVALQEQELAGVDIVSDGEQTRQHFVTTFIEHLSGVDFENRKTVTIRNRYEASVPTVVGPVSRTKPVFVEDAKFLRQQTKQPIKWALPGPMTMIDTLYDDHYGSREKLAWEFAKILNQEAKELEAAGVDIIQFDEPAFNVFFDDVNEWGIACLERAIEGLKCETAVHICYGYGIKANTDWKQTLGTEWRQYEEVFPKLQQSNIDIISLECHNSRVPIELLELIRGKKVMVGAIDVATNKIETPEEVANTLREALKYVDADKLYPCTNCGMAPLSREVSTAKLNALSAGAEIVRRELSA from the coding sequence ATGAAAACACTATTACCGACTTCAACGGCTGGCAGCTTGCCGAAACCTTCTTGGCTAGCGGAACCAGAAAAACTTTGGTCACCGTGGAAACTGCAAGGTGAAGAACTGATTGATGGCAAACGCGATGCGTTACGTGTCGCTTTGCAAGAACAAGAACTGGCAGGCGTTGATATCGTCAGTGATGGCGAGCAAACTCGCCAACATTTTGTGACGACCTTTATTGAGCATTTAAGCGGCGTAGATTTTGAAAACCGCAAAACGGTGACCATTCGCAACCGTTATGAAGCAAGTGTTCCGACGGTGGTTGGCCCTGTAAGCCGCACAAAGCCCGTGTTTGTTGAAGATGCAAAGTTCTTGCGTCAGCAAACTAAGCAACCTATCAAGTGGGCGTTGCCGGGCCCTATGACGATGATCGACACGCTTTATGATGATCATTACGGCAGCCGTGAGAAGCTGGCTTGGGAATTTGCGAAGATCCTCAATCAAGAAGCGAAGGAGCTTGAAGCTGCAGGTGTCGACATCATTCAGTTTGATGAGCCTGCGTTCAATGTGTTCTTCGATGATGTGAACGAGTGGGGCATTGCATGTTTAGAGCGTGCGATTGAAGGGCTGAAATGTGAAACGGCGGTGCATATCTGCTATGGCTACGGCATCAAAGCGAACACAGATTGGAAGCAAACGCTAGGCACTGAATGGCGACAATACGAAGAAGTATTCCCTAAATTACAGCAATCGAATATCGATATTATCTCGCTCGAATGTCATAACTCACGAGTGCCTATTGAGTTGCTTGAGTTGATTCGCGGTAAGAAAGTGATGGTTGGTGCGATTGACGTTGCAACCAACAAAATTGAAACGCCAGAAGAAGTGGCGAATACACTGCGAGAGGCGTTGAAGTACGTTGATGCCGACAAGCTTTACCCATGTACCAACTGTGGTATGGCGCCTTTGTCTCGTGAAGTATCAACCGCTAAGCTCAATGCGCTAAGTGCGGGAGCGGAGATTGTTCGTAGAGAGCTGTCTGCTTAA
- a CDS encoding DUF1852 domain-containing protein produces the protein MNNDFTFAIKSIRFDENYQPSDNTRITTNFANLARGNYRRENLRNALRMIDNRFNALAHWDNAQGDRYSVELEIISVDMDIQGSGEAFPSIEVLKTNIVDHNTNERIEGIVGNNFSSYVRDYDFSVLLLDHNKNQPRFSIPANFGDLHGKLFKAFVNSESYKQHFKKLPVICLSVSDNKVYRRTENQHPVLGFEYQPNESSLTEQYFKKMGLQVRYFMPPNSVAPLAFYFFGDLLNDYSNLELISTISTMETFQKIYRPEIYNANAVAGNCYQPNLKNLDHSLTQIVYDREERSQLAIEQGKFAEEHFIKPYQSVLEQWSANYA, from the coding sequence ATGAATAACGATTTCACATTTGCTATCAAAAGCATTCGCTTTGATGAGAATTACCAACCATCAGACAACACGCGAATCACTACCAACTTTGCTAATCTGGCTCGTGGAAACTACCGCCGAGAGAATCTGCGCAATGCACTCCGAATGATCGACAATCGTTTTAATGCGTTGGCACATTGGGATAATGCGCAAGGTGACCGCTACTCAGTTGAGCTTGAAATCATCTCTGTTGATATGGATATCCAAGGCAGTGGCGAAGCCTTCCCATCAATTGAAGTGCTCAAAACCAACATTGTTGACCACAACACTAACGAGCGCATCGAAGGCATTGTGGGCAACAACTTCTCTTCATACGTTCGTGATTACGACTTTAGCGTTTTGCTGTTGGACCACAACAAAAACCAGCCCCGTTTCAGCATCCCAGCTAATTTCGGTGATTTGCATGGCAAACTGTTCAAAGCTTTCGTTAATTCTGAGTCTTACAAACAGCATTTCAAAAAGCTGCCGGTGATTTGTCTGAGTGTATCGGACAACAAGGTATACCGACGCACCGAAAATCAACATCCTGTTTTGGGCTTTGAATATCAGCCGAACGAATCTTCGTTGACTGAGCAGTATTTTAAAAAGATGGGCTTACAGGTGCGCTACTTTATGCCGCCAAACAGTGTTGCACCATTGGCATTCTACTTCTTCGGTGACTTGTTGAACGATTATTCAAACCTAGAGCTTATCAGTACGATTAGCACGATGGAGACATTCCAGAAGATTTACCGACCTGAGATTTACAATGCCAACGCGGTTGCCGGTAATTGCTACCAGCCAAACCTAAAAAACCTAGACCACTCGCTAACTCAAATCGTTTACGACCGAGAAGAGCGCAGCCAACTGGCGATTGAACAAGGGAAATTTGCCGAGGAGCATTTCATCAAACCTTATCAATCTGTGCTTGAACAATGGTCTGCAAACTACGCGTAA
- a CDS encoding GlxA family transcriptional regulator has translation MIKITIGICKYPSVLKSAVYGFEEMFLLANRICKEQNIEVVFEPILIPHTDLTAERLTVVLLPPASLDNYYLAPDEALIRWLKAHYSQGAVLSSACAGVFILAATNLIDSREVTTHWALAETFSQAFPSIALDSNKILINHGDIVTAGGMMSWLDLGFELIAKYASPGVVRQLGKTLVIDTAQRAQSYYQQFHPSFSHGDYAIVSIQQIMHQRYAEPLSIKQLAKQANLTERTMQRRFLKATGYNPNQYLQRLRIQSACDLLESTQHSFDSISHQVGYEDTSACRKVFINVIGLTPREFRKRFA, from the coding sequence ATGATCAAAATAACGATTGGAATCTGCAAGTATCCCTCAGTATTGAAGTCGGCAGTTTATGGCTTTGAAGAGATGTTTTTACTGGCCAACAGAATATGTAAGGAACAGAACATTGAGGTTGTGTTTGAGCCGATTTTAATTCCGCATACAGACCTAACCGCAGAAAGACTAACGGTTGTTTTGTTGCCACCTGCGTCACTTGATAATTACTATTTAGCTCCTGATGAAGCGTTGATTAGATGGCTTAAAGCGCACTACTCACAAGGGGCGGTGTTATCTTCTGCATGTGCTGGAGTATTCATTCTTGCCGCAACCAACTTGATCGATTCGAGAGAGGTCACAACCCATTGGGCATTGGCGGAAACATTCTCCCAAGCCTTTCCTAGCATTGCGCTGGATAGCAATAAGATATTGATCAATCACGGTGACATAGTAACGGCGGGTGGGATGATGTCATGGTTAGATCTTGGCTTTGAGCTGATCGCGAAATACGCTTCGCCGGGTGTTGTGCGTCAGCTTGGAAAAACGCTGGTTATTGATACCGCTCAGCGAGCGCAGAGCTACTACCAACAGTTTCATCCATCGTTTTCTCACGGTGATTATGCGATTGTTTCCATTCAACAAATCATGCATCAGCGCTATGCAGAGCCTTTGTCCATAAAGCAGTTAGCAAAGCAAGCCAACCTTACAGAACGCACGATGCAACGACGATTTTTGAAAGCGACAGGATACAACCCTAATCAATACTTGCAGCGTCTTAGAATTCAGAGCGCATGTGATTTGTTAGAAAGCACACAGCATTCCTTTGATTCTATAAGCCATCAAGTTGGTTACGAGGATACGAGCGCATGTAGGAAGGTTTTCATAAACGTCATTGGTTTAACTCCGCGAGAGTTTAGAAAACGATTTGCTTGA